A genomic segment from Phragmites australis chromosome 6, lpPhrAust1.1, whole genome shotgun sequence encodes:
- the LOC133921930 gene encoding 9-beta-pimara-7,15-diene synthase, chloroplastic-like yields MPGYLEPTCTLRQRRRQTRDHGEDRIREQLRAGSEQPSPSSSYDTAWVATVPAQGAPRTPRFPRFVEWIMQNQHDDGSWGLGGGDLHLSSLGKDAISSTLVCVLARKTWNVGDEHVRNVAVDDFFDGGGSTEEQENLIGLIERDSISRCLQHDEPDRSKRCGGAGHLSKVANFQLSENKCMFHSTVTIK; encoded by the exons ATGCCAGGCTACCTAGAGCCAACATGCACCttgcggcagcggcggcggcagacgAGGGATCATGGGGAGGATAGGATCAGGGAGCAGCTCCGGGCCGGCTCCGAGCAGCCGTCGCCATCCAGCTCCTACGACACGGCCTGGGTCGCCACGGTGCCGGCGCAGGGTGCTCCTCGTACACCGCGCTTCCCACGGTTTGTGGAGTGGATCATGCAGAACCAACACGACGATGGCTCCTGgggcctcggcggcggcgacctcCATCTTTCTTCGCTCGGCAAGGACGCCATCTCCTCCACGTTGGTGTGCGTTCTGGCGCGCAAGACATGGAACGTCGGCGACGAGCACGTCAGGAATG TCGCAGTTGACGACTTCTTTGACGGCGGAGGATCAACAGAGGAACAAGAAAACCTTATCGGGTTAATTGAGAG AGATTCTATTTCGCGCTGTTTACAACACGATGAGCCAGATCGGAGCAAACGCTGTGGAGGTGCAGGTCATTTGTCGAAAGTTGCTAATTTTCAATTGAGTGAAAATAAATGTATGTTTCACTCAACAGTAACCATTAAATGA